In Polyodon spathula isolate WHYD16114869_AA chromosome 27, ASM1765450v1, whole genome shotgun sequence, one DNA window encodes the following:
- the LOC121301307 gene encoding NAD-dependent protein deacetylase sirtuin-6-like, producing the protein MFSLSLSLSLCTQDKHADLRIYGYVDDVMTKLMKHLGLEIPEWEGPVVRDSSEVVQETVKQEIKSEPLSAKTETKPQPVTPKPEPRCHQNGTRQDSGEKTVEQEEARGDCPTTSPELVDTKQDCQPGRKRAKLEPLVA; encoded by the coding sequence atgttctctctctctctctctctctctctctgcactcaGGACAAGCATGCTGACCTGCGTATCTATGGCTACGTCGATGATGTCATGACCAAGCTGATGAAGCACCTCGGGCTGGAGATTCCGGAGTGGGAGGGGCCTGTGGTGCGGGACAGTTCCGAGGTCGTCCAGGAGACGGTGAAACAGGAAATCAAGTCAGAGCCTCTCTCTGCCAAGACAGAGACCAAACCCCAGCCGGTCACTCCAAAACCAGAGCCTCGCTGTCACCAAAACGGGACTCGCCAGGACAGCGGAGAAAAGACAGTGGAGCAGGAGGAGGCTAGAGGAGACTGTCCCACCACCAGCCCGGAGCTGGTGGACACCAAACAGGACTGCCAGCCAGGGAGGAAGAGAGCCAAGCTGGAGCCTTTAGTAGCGTGA